The following are from one region of the Edaphobacter acidisoli genome:
- a CDS encoding substrate-binding domain-containing protein: protein MGLIFLANLGLTWLLLMSQGCRTGSRITVAVIPQTEGVNFWDTVHVGADIAAHESGASIYWNAPMREDDVEAQIALVESVINRRVNALVLAPDHPLALVSPVERALAHGIPTAIIGSALSIAPSPNLANVLNDDEESGRMAAARASALLHGKGTIAIIGMNPDLSGTMVRAHSLEQELSRTAPGITIVDRRIGSYNVPREEQVVEEILHAHPNVDLIVALMWDSADGAIRALDSMKDRPSVKLIAFDSYNSPPFDQCPYLDSVIQEDIRGMAKRAVEIVIAKEQHQNTPSEVKFTPRLITRENVGSPEIRQMFSTELPASNWHWSSIR, encoded by the coding sequence TTGGGCCTGATTTTTTTAGCCAATTTAGGCCTCACGTGGTTGCTTTTGATGAGTCAGGGCTGTCGCACAGGCAGCAGAATCACGGTCGCCGTAATCCCCCAAACGGAAGGCGTTAACTTCTGGGACACCGTACATGTCGGCGCGGACATTGCTGCACACGAAAGCGGCGCGTCGATCTACTGGAACGCCCCGATGCGCGAAGACGACGTTGAGGCGCAGATTGCGCTGGTCGAAAGCGTCATCAACCGAAGGGTAAATGCCTTGGTGCTCGCGCCCGACCATCCCCTGGCGCTTGTGAGTCCAGTTGAACGCGCGCTGGCCCACGGTATACCGACCGCAATTATCGGCTCTGCACTCTCCATCGCGCCTTCTCCCAATCTTGCAAACGTACTGAATGACGATGAGGAGTCTGGACGGATGGCGGCAGCGCGCGCCTCTGCGCTTCTACATGGAAAGGGAACGATCGCCATCATCGGCATGAACCCCGACCTCTCTGGAACCATGGTCCGCGCACACTCTCTGGAGCAGGAGCTTTCGCGGACGGCTCCAGGCATCACAATTGTCGATCGGCGTATCGGCTCATACAACGTTCCTCGCGAAGAACAGGTGGTTGAGGAAATACTCCATGCACACCCCAATGTCGATCTAATTGTCGCCTTGATGTGGGACTCGGCAGATGGCGCTATCCGTGCGCTCGATTCGATGAAAGACCGACCTTCGGTCAAATTAATTGCCTTCGATTCCTACAATTCGCCTCCATTCGACCAATGCCCCTATCTCGACTCCGTAATCCAGGAGGATATTCGAGGGATGGCCAAGCGCGCGGTTGAAATTGTCATTGCTAAAGAACAACATCAGAACACACCATCAGAAGTTAAGTTCACTCCGCGATTGATCACACGTGAAAATGTCGGATCGCCGGAGATCCGTCAGATGTTTTCGACAGA